A section of the Spirosoma pollinicola genome encodes:
- a CDS encoding TonB-dependent receptor domain-containing protein: MRHYFTGFLFLLSTGFALAQTPGTPPATTSSTGLTEDSQTKGNAKIIGYVVDSTLTRAVEFANIALYNSLTNKLLDGTVADEKGKFSLPRIAPGQYRLLISFLGFTSKTIENVVIVKGQTKDMGAIRLSASTRTLGEVTVTGQKALLEEKVDRLVYNADLDLAAKGGDATDILKKVPMLSVDLAGNVSLQGNNNVRVLINNKPSSILAGNLADALKQIPADLIKTVEVITSPSAKYDAEGTGGIINIITKKNTLQGLHLDVDGGVGNRTSTLGLNGSFRQGKLGVNLNGNGRAIYNKASTELDQSTFINGTTVRTSQQADAFDHGMFGQYALGFDYDLAKNQSLTAGARFGIRNFNRDQHQTTTLFTDEITGSPSKRDVFSKDLSNSIDLTVDYLHTYKPQQEWSISTQYSQNNLTNNFDANLLDLAGSLTSRQRNLNFNTNKEFTFQTDYQMPLTKASSLEFGGKAIARQVSSQYQYQLAGVTPDFVTDDKRPAGSLNYDQTIGAAYLSYTLTTLNKITIKAGARYEYTDIRATVGDNKAIAIPSYGKLVPSVNLSKKISEKSTLKLAYNRRIQRPGIQQLNPNFNTANPQNITVGNPLLKPETTDKVELGYSTYIKKTYLNFTLYTRLNTDDIQQMSQRSDTLAGAVITSFQNIGKEYNYGSNLFATINITPKWSVNGNIDFMYRYISGYAPDLSGQSVLVTNTGLSIGGRLDTQAQLGHGWAIQGNFGTRGRRIQLQGYSSGFIQYSLGLRKEFVNKRGSVGLAAENFLTNGMVFNTVLNSVAFNQMYRQNIYNSSVRLTFSYKIGKLSVAPPKKSRSVRNDDVIE, from the coding sequence ATGCGGCATTATTTTACCGGATTTCTTTTTTTACTGTCAACAGGTTTTGCCCTGGCGCAAACACCAGGGACCCCACCCGCCACAACTTCTTCGACTGGACTTACGGAGGATTCTCAGACAAAAGGGAACGCCAAAATTATAGGTTACGTAGTCGATTCGACCCTGACCAGGGCAGTTGAATTTGCCAATATCGCCTTATACAACAGCTTGACCAATAAGCTACTTGATGGAACGGTTGCCGATGAGAAAGGTAAGTTCAGCCTGCCCCGCATTGCGCCCGGTCAATATAGGCTCCTTATCTCGTTTCTGGGATTTACCTCAAAAACTATTGAGAATGTAGTCATTGTAAAAGGGCAGACAAAGGACATGGGCGCTATTCGGCTCAGCGCCAGTACCCGAACATTAGGCGAAGTGACCGTGACGGGTCAGAAAGCCCTGCTCGAAGAAAAAGTAGACCGGCTGGTGTACAATGCCGACCTCGACCTGGCGGCCAAAGGGGGCGACGCGACTGATATTCTTAAAAAAGTGCCGATGCTGTCTGTCGATCTGGCGGGCAACGTGTCCCTTCAGGGAAACAATAATGTACGGGTGCTGATCAATAATAAGCCGTCGTCTATTCTGGCGGGTAATCTGGCCGACGCCCTCAAGCAAATCCCCGCCGATCTGATCAAAACGGTCGAAGTTATTACCTCGCCATCAGCCAAATACGATGCCGAAGGCACAGGAGGTATCATTAACATCATTACCAAGAAAAACACTTTGCAGGGACTGCACCTCGATGTGGACGGTGGCGTTGGCAACCGAACGTCCACGCTGGGGCTGAATGGCAGCTTCCGGCAGGGTAAGCTGGGCGTAAATCTCAATGGCAACGGCCGGGCCATTTATAATAAAGCCTCAACAGAGCTTGACCAGAGTACATTTATTAATGGAACAACCGTTCGCACCAGTCAACAGGCCGATGCCTTTGATCATGGCATGTTTGGGCAGTATGCATTGGGCTTTGATTACGATCTGGCTAAAAACCAGTCGCTCACGGCGGGGGCTCGGTTTGGCATTCGGAATTTCAACCGTGACCAGCACCAGACAACGACGTTGTTTACGGACGAAATAACCGGTTCGCCCTCAAAACGGGATGTGTTCAGTAAAGACCTGTCAAATTCCATTGACCTGACTGTCGATTATCTGCACACCTACAAACCCCAGCAGGAATGGAGTATTTCGACTCAATACAGCCAGAACAACCTGACTAATAATTTCGACGCTAATTTGCTCGACCTGGCAGGTAGCCTGACCAGCCGCCAGCGAAACCTCAACTTTAATACGAACAAAGAATTTACCTTTCAAACCGATTACCAGATGCCCTTGACCAAAGCATCGTCGCTGGAGTTTGGCGGAAAGGCCATTGCAAGACAGGTGAGCAGCCAATATCAATACCAGTTGGCTGGCGTTACGCCCGATTTCGTGACCGATGACAAACGCCCGGCGGGGTCGCTCAATTACGACCAGACCATCGGCGCGGCTTATTTATCGTACACGCTCACAACCCTGAACAAAATTACTATCAAGGCGGGGGCGCGGTATGAGTACACCGATATTCGGGCAACAGTGGGCGACAATAAGGCCATTGCTATTCCCTCCTATGGCAAGCTGGTTCCGAGTGTGAATCTCTCGAAAAAAATAAGCGAAAAATCAACTCTCAAGCTGGCCTATAATCGACGTATACAACGCCCCGGCATTCAACAGCTTAACCCCAATTTCAACACGGCCAACCCGCAAAATATCACCGTTGGCAATCCGTTGCTCAAACCCGAAACGACAGACAAAGTCGAGCTGGGCTACAGCACATACATCAAAAAAACATACCTCAACTTCACGTTGTACACCCGACTGAACACCGACGATATTCAGCAAATGAGTCAGCGATCCGATACGCTGGCGGGTGCGGTGATCACCTCGTTTCAGAACATCGGCAAGGAATATAACTACGGGAGTAATCTCTTTGCCACGATCAATATTACCCCCAAATGGAGTGTTAACGGCAATATTGACTTCATGTACCGGTACATAAGCGGGTATGCGCCCGACTTATCGGGTCAGTCGGTACTTGTTACGAACACAGGCCTCAGCATCGGCGGGCGTCTTGACACACAGGCACAGTTGGGTCATGGCTGGGCTATTCAGGGCAATTTCGGGACGCGTGGCCGACGCATTCAGTTGCAGGGCTACAGCAGTGGTTTTATTCAATATTCGCTGGGGCTTCGCAAAGAGTTTGTCAACAAACGAGGCAGCGTCGGATTGGCCGCCGAAAATTTCCTGACGAACGGTATGGTCTTTAACACCGTGCTGAATTCGGTGGCGTTTAACCAGATGTACCGGCAAAACATTTATAATTCAAGTGTCCGGCTCACGTTCAGCTATAAAATTGGCAAACTAAGCGTAGCACCACCCAAGAAAAGCCGGTCGGTTCGCAATGATGATGTAATCGAGTAA
- a CDS encoding serine hydrolase domain-containing protein, translating into MKFLYPAFLLFTSAALAQQTAPGRVATHIATYQPPVFSDANRLKTLEAAFPIVEKLYKDFSEKRHIPGLTFGIVVDGQLVYSGGTGYTDVAKKTAATPKSLFRIASMTKSLTAMAILKLRDEGKLRLDDPAESYIPELKSHKYLTADAPRITVRNLMAHSAGFPEDNPWGDRQLADSDADLLKLINSGISNANVPSFAYEYSNLGFAMLGHIITVVTGKPYQQYITDTILKPLGMNDTQWEYSRVPADKLALGYRWHDDGSGTAKWLDEPLLHDGSYGAMGGLITSIEDFSKYVALHQAAWPARNDADNGPVKRSSVREMQQPWTFSGLSVQARNAAGQLCPVTSGYGYGLSWNRNCVGQVWVGHSGGLPGFGSQWRILPDYGIGIISYGNLTYAGMGSVNSAVMDTLMAIGHLQPRQLPVSNILAQRKAEIVKLIPDWTNAEQSGIFAENFFPDKSVAIRKKTVQDLYAKVGDIKRVGELIPENQLRGHFLLEGDKGAIDVFFTLTPENPALIQQLDFREVSK; encoded by the coding sequence ATGAAATTTCTTTATCCTGCTTTCCTTCTCTTTACTTCGGCTGCACTGGCCCAGCAAACGGCTCCGGGTCGTGTAGCAACGCACATCGCAACCTACCAACCGCCTGTTTTTAGCGATGCCAACCGCCTGAAAACACTGGAAGCTGCCTTTCCAATCGTCGAAAAACTGTACAAAGACTTTTCCGAAAAACGGCATATCCCCGGCCTGACCTTCGGTATTGTAGTTGATGGACAACTGGTTTATTCGGGTGGAACGGGCTATACCGATGTGGCGAAAAAGACAGCGGCTACCCCAAAGTCGCTGTTTCGCATTGCGTCGATGACCAAAAGCTTAACAGCGATGGCCATTCTCAAACTGCGGGACGAAGGCAAACTGCGGCTCGATGACCCCGCCGAAAGCTACATTCCAGAACTTAAATCGCATAAATACCTTACCGCCGATGCACCCCGTATTACGGTCCGTAACCTGATGGCCCACTCGGCAGGCTTCCCGGAAGACAACCCCTGGGGCGACCGCCAACTAGCCGACTCCGACGCAGATTTGCTCAAACTTATCAACAGCGGTATCTCGAATGCCAACGTACCAAGTTTTGCCTACGAATACAGCAATCTGGGCTTTGCCATGCTTGGCCACATCATCACCGTTGTTACGGGCAAACCTTACCAGCAATACATTACCGACACTATTTTGAAGCCGCTGGGCATGAACGATACGCAATGGGAATACAGCCGCGTTCCGGCCGACAAACTGGCACTGGGGTATCGCTGGCATGACGACGGGTCAGGAACAGCCAAATGGCTCGATGAGCCGCTCCTGCACGACGGTTCTTATGGAGCAATGGGTGGGTTGATCACATCTATCGAGGATTTTAGTAAGTATGTGGCCTTGCATCAGGCCGCCTGGCCAGCTCGAAATGACGCTGACAATGGGCCTGTTAAGCGGAGTTCGGTACGCGAAATGCAGCAACCCTGGACGTTTTCGGGGTTGTCGGTACAAGCCAGAAACGCGGCAGGGCAACTATGTCCCGTTACGAGCGGCTATGGCTACGGACTAAGCTGGAATAGAAACTGTGTCGGACAGGTTTGGGTTGGCCACAGCGGTGGACTGCCCGGCTTTGGCAGTCAATGGCGCATTTTGCCCGATTACGGTATTGGTATTATTTCGTACGGCAACTTAACTTATGCCGGGATGGGCTCAGTGAACTCGGCGGTGATGGACACGCTGATGGCCATCGGCCACTTACAGCCCCGCCAACTGCCCGTTTCCAACATTCTGGCCCAACGAAAAGCCGAAATCGTCAAGTTGATCCCCGACTGGACAAACGCTGAGCAAAGCGGCATTTTTGCGGAGAATTTCTTTCCCGACAAATCGGTAGCTATCCGCAAAAAAACCGTGCAGGACTTATACGCCAAAGTGGGTGACATAAAGCGCGTTGGCGAGTTAATCCCCGAAAATCAGCTACGCGGCCACTTTTTGCTCGAAGGTGACAAAGGAGCTATTGATGTATTTTTCACGCTAACTCCCGAAAACCCCGCACTGATCCAGCAGTTAGATTTTCGGGAGGTAAGTAAATAA
- a CDS encoding GNAT family N-acetyltransferase: MAEFLLPTATEQDISALDHLVNSAYRGDSSRKGWTTEADLLDGIRTSEESLRTMIQNPNASILKYEEAGQLLGCVYLEMKGNDLYLGMLTVSPEAQAKGIGKQLLLAAEHIAQSRKCHAITMTVITVRHELIAWYERRGYKKTGKIEPFPNDPRFGIQKRLLEFMVLKKEII; the protein is encoded by the coding sequence ATGGCAGAATTTTTACTACCTACCGCCACCGAACAAGACATTTCAGCCCTGGACCATCTGGTGAATAGTGCCTACAGGGGCGACAGTTCCCGTAAGGGTTGGACGACCGAAGCCGATCTACTCGACGGCATTCGCACCAGTGAAGAATCATTGCGAACGATGATACAAAACCCAAACGCTTCGATCCTGAAGTACGAGGAAGCGGGCCAGTTACTGGGTTGCGTGTATCTGGAAATGAAAGGTAATGACCTCTATCTGGGCATGTTGACCGTTTCGCCCGAAGCACAGGCCAAGGGCATTGGCAAGCAATTGCTGTTGGCTGCCGAACACATTGCCCAAAGCCGAAAATGCCATGCCATTACGATGACGGTCATCACGGTTCGGCATGAATTAATTGCCTGGTATGAACGGCGCGGCTACAAAAAAACCGGCAAAATAGAACCCTTCCCCAATGATCCACGCTTCGGTATCCAGAAGCGGCTACTTGAGTTTATGGTTCTGAAAAAGGAAATTATTTAG
- a CDS encoding response regulator — protein sequence MSASKRVLIAEDSSVIQNLARKILEFQNYDITAVKNGEQVLQILEKEDFSILLLDINMPLMDGMECVRRVRALPEKEKASVPIVAITGNAKNYTEEEFKTAGFNDVLVKPLNFDRLVEVVNQLTDK from the coding sequence ATGTCAGCTTCCAAACGAGTCCTGATTGCCGAAGATAGCTCCGTTATCCAGAATCTGGCCCGCAAAATTCTTGAGTTTCAGAACTACGACATCACTGCCGTTAAAAACGGAGAGCAGGTGTTACAAATTCTCGAAAAAGAAGATTTTAGTATCCTTCTATTAGACATCAACATGCCCTTGATGGACGGTATGGAGTGCGTTAGGCGAGTGAGAGCCCTACCCGAAAAAGAAAAAGCCAGTGTTCCTATCGTAGCCATTACCGGCAACGCCAAAAACTACACCGAAGAAGAATTCAAAACCGCCGGCTTCAACGATGTGCTGGTGAAACCCCTTAACTTCGACCGCCTGGTAGAAGTCGTTAATCAACTGACGGATAAATAA
- a CDS encoding MBL fold metallo-hydrolase yields MFITLLGTGTSSGVPLIGCSCEVCRSVDFRDKRLRTSVHIAVNGRSFVIDTGPDFRQQVLRLNLQQLDAVLFTHEHKDHTAGLDEIRAYNFRSGQDIPVYGRPTVLAQLQREFAYVFAENKYPGTPHVELHNIINEPFEVLGVPVIPIEVMHHKLPVYGYRVGDFTYLTDLNYISDEELEKVYGTKVLVLDALQLKPHISHFTLDQAVALAKRVGADRTYFVHISHKLGMHREVEKELPHGIRLGYDGLQIKL; encoded by the coding sequence ATGTTCATCACACTACTAGGTACGGGCACATCGTCGGGGGTGCCGCTTATTGGCTGCAGCTGTGAGGTATGCCGTTCAGTCGACTTTCGGGACAAACGACTCCGCACCTCCGTTCATATCGCCGTAAATGGCCGTAGTTTTGTCATTGACACTGGGCCCGATTTTCGCCAGCAGGTCCTTCGCCTGAACCTGCAACAGCTTGATGCTGTACTGTTTACACACGAGCACAAAGACCACACCGCAGGTTTAGACGAGATCAGAGCCTATAATTTCCGGTCGGGACAGGATATACCCGTTTATGGTCGACCAACGGTTCTGGCGCAGTTACAGCGCGAATTCGCTTACGTCTTTGCCGAAAATAAATATCCCGGCACGCCCCACGTTGAGCTTCATAACATCATTAATGAGCCTTTTGAGGTATTGGGTGTTCCGGTCATCCCAATTGAGGTAATGCACCATAAACTACCCGTTTATGGCTATCGGGTTGGGGACTTCACCTACCTCACCGACCTCAATTACATTTCGGACGAAGAACTGGAAAAGGTGTATGGAACAAAAGTCCTCGTCCTCGATGCGCTCCAGTTGAAGCCTCACATCTCGCATTTTACCCTCGATCAGGCCGTTGCCCTCGCCAAACGCGTTGGTGCCGACCGAACGTATTTCGTGCATATCAGTCATAAACTAGGCATGCATCGAGAAGTCGAAAAAGAACTCCCGCATGGTATTCGCCTTGGGTATGACGGCCTGCAGATCAAATTATAG
- a CDS encoding oxygenase MpaB family protein, translated as MQTLIKPSRSFTDPLLDRYRQQGDPVADAVIATIVETETATGLRNLMRWLGDTNDFSTTNQHPAVQDFFEKYAALPTWAEPVRMKRGMVFFKKHAQQIGLTLGFFSLPYSYLGAHGAQVLWLTERIKNDTARRLQETGEWVFAVNNAKEWRFDSLQPTKNEGNALTRTVKIRLIHAGARWFSLHSGRWNMAWGYPVNQEDMAGTSLSFSYVVLQGLRKAKVTMTEQEEEDYLHHINVVGYLNGVAEELIPINLREAYNLGTAIARRQFAPSEAGVGLTRSLLNAIAAVASSSQLSPNNPGQTAGSSKSKVIGPETIRNLAAGEMRFFMGDQYADWLGIPNVPIEKRVAGLLNRLPIFQQQLLTL; from the coding sequence ATGCAGACCCTAATTAAACCCTCCCGCTCCTTTACCGACCCACTTTTAGATCGTTATCGCCAGCAGGGCGATCCGGTGGCCGATGCGGTTATTGCTACTATTGTGGAAACAGAAACGGCAACCGGTTTACGAAATCTGATGCGCTGGCTGGGCGATACCAACGATTTTTCGACCACGAACCAACATCCGGCCGTACAGGACTTTTTTGAAAAATACGCGGCTCTACCCACTTGGGCAGAGCCTGTCCGGATGAAGCGGGGCATGGTTTTTTTCAAGAAACATGCGCAGCAGATCGGCCTCACACTCGGCTTCTTTTCTTTGCCTTACTCCTACCTCGGTGCGCATGGAGCGCAGGTTCTGTGGCTAACCGAACGCATAAAAAACGACACCGCCCGCCGATTGCAGGAAACCGGCGAATGGGTATTTGCCGTCAATAATGCGAAAGAGTGGCGTTTTGATTCACTTCAACCAACCAAAAACGAAGGAAACGCCCTGACACGAACGGTAAAAATTCGCCTGATCCACGCCGGAGCCCGTTGGTTTTCTTTACATTCCGGTCGATGGAATATGGCTTGGGGATACCCTGTCAATCAGGAAGATATGGCCGGCACCAGTCTGTCATTCTCCTACGTTGTTCTTCAGGGATTACGAAAAGCGAAAGTAACCATGACGGAGCAGGAAGAGGAAGATTATCTGCATCACATTAACGTAGTTGGTTATCTGAATGGTGTTGCCGAAGAACTCATCCCCATAAATCTGCGTGAAGCCTATAACCTCGGCACGGCCATTGCCAGACGGCAGTTCGCTCCATCCGAAGCGGGAGTGGGTTTAACTCGTTCTCTATTAAATGCTATAGCCGCCGTTGCTTCATCCAGCCAGCTTTCACCCAACAACCCTGGGCAAACAGCCGGTTCTTCGAAATCCAAAGTAATTGGCCCCGAAACCATTCGGAACCTCGCAGCCGGTGAAATGCGTTTCTTCATGGGCGATCAATATGCCGACTGGCTCGGCATTCCCAACGTCCCTATCGAAAAACGGGTGGCAGGTCTGCTGAATCGCCTGCCTATTTTTCAACAGCAGTTATTAACTCTGTAA
- the mnmE gene encoding tRNA uridine-5-carboxymethylaminomethyl(34) synthesis GTPase MnmE, with the protein MYQLEPIAALATAPGIGAIAVVRVSGEGAIEVTNRLFRGKDLTHQASHTAHFGTLRNDDGSIIDEVLVTVFQSPKSFTKEDVTEISCHGSEFIIQQILRRLMQEGVRLAQPGEFTQRAFLNGQFDLVQAEAVADLIASDSDASHRAALNQLRGGFSRQLKALRQQLIDFVALVELELDFGEEDVEFAHRDKLRQLMLDIRRVLHPLIDSFSTGNAIKNGVPTVIVGKPNAGKSTLLNALLNEEKAIVSDIPGTTRDVIEDELFIDGIRFRLIDTAGLRQATDQIEAIGIERTQQKMRDAALVVYLFDAKNVESGELQTAVDEVRASGKPYLLVGNKLDAITDATRELLETMLGEPVVWISAAKQTHLEELKSALSARVRTDAAVQTGSAVVTNARHYNHLTGTDNALARAVTGLDSGVTPDWLAMDLRVALQHLGELTGEITTDDLLESIFSKFCIGK; encoded by the coding sequence TTGTATCAATTAGAACCCATTGCTGCGCTGGCCACTGCACCCGGTATTGGCGCTATCGCCGTTGTGCGTGTGTCGGGCGAAGGTGCCATTGAGGTAACGAATCGCCTGTTTCGGGGAAAAGACCTGACACATCAAGCCAGTCATACCGCCCATTTCGGCACCCTCCGCAACGACGACGGGAGCATTATCGACGAAGTGTTGGTAACCGTTTTTCAGTCGCCAAAGTCCTTTACGAAAGAAGACGTTACAGAAATTTCGTGTCATGGTTCGGAGTTCATCATCCAGCAAATTTTGCGTCGGCTCATGCAGGAAGGCGTTCGATTGGCCCAGCCGGGTGAGTTTACACAACGGGCGTTCCTGAACGGTCAGTTCGATCTGGTTCAGGCCGAGGCCGTTGCCGATCTGATTGCTTCCGACTCCGACGCCAGCCACCGGGCGGCTCTGAATCAATTACGCGGAGGATTTTCCAGACAACTCAAGGCCCTTCGGCAGCAACTCATTGATTTTGTAGCCCTTGTAGAATTGGAACTTGATTTCGGCGAGGAAGACGTTGAATTTGCCCACCGCGATAAACTTCGGCAGCTCATGCTCGACATTCGGCGCGTGCTCCACCCGTTGATCGACTCATTTTCCACTGGCAACGCCATAAAAAATGGGGTGCCAACGGTAATTGTGGGAAAGCCCAACGCGGGCAAATCGACGCTGCTCAACGCGTTGCTGAATGAAGAAAAAGCCATCGTTTCTGATATTCCCGGCACCACCCGCGATGTTATTGAAGATGAACTTTTCATTGACGGTATTCGCTTTCGGCTCATCGACACCGCCGGACTGCGCCAGGCCACCGACCAAATTGAGGCCATTGGTATCGAACGCACTCAGCAGAAAATGCGCGATGCCGCCCTGGTGGTGTATCTGTTCGATGCTAAAAACGTCGAATCCGGCGAATTGCAAACGGCGGTCGATGAGGTTCGGGCATCCGGTAAACCCTATCTGCTCGTCGGCAATAAACTTGATGCAATCACCGATGCCACCCGCGAGTTATTGGAAACGATGTTGGGCGAACCGGTTGTCTGGATCTCGGCAGCTAAACAAACGCATTTGGAAGAACTCAAATCGGCCTTATCGGCCCGTGTCCGCACCGATGCCGCCGTACAAACAGGCAGCGCGGTAGTTACCAACGCCCGCCATTACAATCACCTCACCGGAACCGACAATGCGCTGGCCCGTGCTGTTACCGGACTGGACTCCGGCGTCACCCCCGACTGGCTGGCGATGGATTTACGCGTGGCATTACAACATCTGGGCGAGTTGACGGGAGAGATAACAACAGATGATTTGCTGGAGTCGATTTTCAGTAAGTTCTGTATCGGAAAGTAA
- a CDS encoding glycosyltransferase family 4 protein, producing MKYSHSGLYQYCQQLGNHINPLLRAEKQPLMQLYLPPRRTLKLDAEPHHLPEERWHKLFRPFLKDCRVWHAPFQSGRILPSKKRYPNIKVVLTIHDLNVLHEGKSEALQQKSLAHTQSLIDRSDAIVCISNFTKSDVLTHCDVGNTPVHVIYNGLNKVPAQVEKQPVSYKPDREFLLGIGYQNRKKNFHVLLPLLQSQPDLELLLVGHHDDPVYVDQMRQIAQRMGVDQRLHLLGAVSEADKAWYLKHCKAFLHPSLAEGFGLPVLEAMQFGKPVFLSMATSLPEVGGDAAFYFPSYEAEVVQGVFEEGMKIYKSTSRAEAIVQNTSRFSWEESARQYLTLYQSLMS from the coding sequence ATGAAGTATTCACATTCTGGGTTATACCAGTATTGTCAGCAACTTGGCAACCATATCAATCCGTTACTCAGGGCAGAAAAACAGCCGCTCATGCAACTATATTTGCCCCCACGGCGAACCCTGAAACTCGATGCTGAGCCACATCACTTGCCTGAAGAACGATGGCACAAGCTGTTTCGGCCGTTTTTGAAGGACTGCCGGGTATGGCATGCGCCATTTCAGTCCGGGCGGATTTTGCCCAGCAAAAAGCGCTATCCCAACATTAAGGTCGTGTTGACCATTCATGATTTGAACGTCCTGCACGAAGGAAAATCGGAGGCTTTACAGCAAAAAAGTCTGGCCCACACTCAATCCCTAATTGATCGGAGTGATGCCATTGTCTGTATTTCCAACTTTACAAAAAGCGACGTGTTAACTCATTGCGACGTCGGTAATACACCAGTACACGTCATTTACAATGGTCTTAATAAAGTGCCCGCTCAGGTAGAAAAGCAACCTGTTTCCTACAAACCTGACCGCGAGTTTTTGCTCGGTATTGGCTATCAGAATCGAAAAAAAAATTTTCACGTCCTGCTGCCTTTACTTCAATCGCAACCTGACCTGGAACTGCTACTGGTAGGGCATCATGACGATCCGGTTTACGTCGACCAGATGCGGCAGATTGCCCAGCGCATGGGCGTTGACCAGCGACTGCATCTGTTGGGGGCCGTCTCTGAAGCAGACAAAGCCTGGTATTTAAAGCATTGCAAAGCGTTCCTGCATCCCTCGCTGGCAGAAGGCTTTGGGTTGCCTGTCCTTGAAGCCATGCAGTTCGGTAAGCCGGTTTTTTTGTCAATGGCTACGTCGTTGCCCGAGGTGGGGGGCGATGCGGCTTTCTACTTTCCGAGTTATGAGGCTGAGGTAGTGCAGGGCGTGTTTGAAGAGGGAATGAAAATCTACAAAAGCACCTCAAGGGCCGAAGCTATTGTCCAAAATACCTCGCGCTTTAGCTGGGAAGAAAGCGCCAGACAGTATCTAACCCTTTATCAGTCATTAATGAGTTGA
- a CDS encoding glycosyltransferase family 4 protein produces MHQIIFDCERMKYVNTGLYYFCLNLGRALQQNTSREALSVYMPSHMPSTFGPSVPVLPQHSLQKFFMPSVSQYQLWHCTYQSSNYLPHRNKKIKVLLTIHDLNFLYEDKPDRKKIRYLRHLQKNIDRSDAIVCISEFTRKDVLTHCDVGNRAVHVIYNGTNGLPKPVLEEKSYQPAVPFLFNIGAITRPKNQHRILPLLQSNPSMELVLAGRHQDKAYADYIRQQASELNVASRMHLVNEVTEGEKSWYYHNCQALVMPSLAEGFGLPITEAMSVGKPVFLSKHTAMTEIGKDLAFYFQDFDNMHDDFQSGMQHYQKSGSYIREAMKAHSATFSWDSAAREYLNIYRSLLK; encoded by the coding sequence ATGCATCAAATCATTTTTGACTGCGAGCGAATGAAATACGTCAACACGGGTTTGTACTATTTTTGTCTCAATCTGGGTAGGGCCCTTCAACAGAATACAAGTCGGGAAGCGCTATCGGTATACATGCCGAGCCACATGCCATCCACGTTTGGCCCCTCAGTTCCTGTCTTGCCACAGCACTCATTGCAGAAATTCTTTATGCCATCAGTTAGCCAGTATCAATTGTGGCACTGTACGTATCAGAGTTCAAACTACCTGCCCCATCGGAACAAGAAGATAAAGGTACTGCTGACGATTCACGACCTTAATTTCCTGTACGAAGATAAGCCCGACCGGAAAAAAATCCGGTACCTCCGGCATTTACAGAAGAACATCGACCGTAGTGATGCCATTGTCTGTATATCTGAATTTACCCGCAAGGATGTGTTGACCCACTGCGACGTCGGCAACCGGGCCGTGCACGTGATTTATAACGGCACCAACGGTTTACCTAAACCTGTGCTGGAAGAAAAATCATACCAACCCGCCGTTCCCTTCCTGTTCAACATAGGTGCCATTACCCGCCCAAAAAATCAACATCGGATTTTACCACTTTTACAGAGCAATCCCAGCATGGAACTGGTACTGGCCGGTCGACACCAGGACAAAGCATACGCGGATTATATCCGGCAGCAGGCATCAGAATTGAACGTAGCCAGCCGAATGCACCTGGTTAATGAAGTGACTGAAGGCGAAAAGTCGTGGTACTATCATAACTGTCAGGCTCTGGTTATGCCGTCGCTGGCCGAAGGGTTTGGCTTGCCCATCACCGAAGCTATGTCGGTTGGGAAGCCCGTATTTTTGTCGAAACACACGGCCATGACAGAGATCGGCAAAGACCTCGCCTTTTATTTTCAGGATTTCGACAACATGCACGACGATTTCCAGTCCGGGATGCAGCATTACCAAAAGTCCGGTAGCTATATCCGGGAAGCAATGAAAGCCCACAGCGCTACGTTCAGTTGGGATAGTGCTGCCCGGGAATATCTGAACATTTACCGATCTTTGCTCAAGTAA